A window of Zingiber officinale cultivar Zhangliang chromosome 5A, Zo_v1.1, whole genome shotgun sequence contains these coding sequences:
- the LOC121982134 gene encoding kinesin-like protein KIN-14O: protein MVLQLENFGLDTSSPSVVYMDVNVVPEHDGEALLASTISALQAEVKELLAKQIFLDAKRREALNRILDIKGSIRVFCRVKLRNEKKALPISIEADKITVRPLGTCKDCIVDRVFPPESTQDDVFQEVRPILRSALDGHNVCVLAYGQTGTGKTHTMEGRNGQQGIVPRAIEELFHQISQDKSAKFRLSMSMLEVYMGSLRDLFVHRPYSSARSTYLIPKSNLSILSGADGTIEIEGLMDVPMSDAKQAYRWYARGKHARSTSWTHVNDASSRSHCLTRITICRLSNDTAKGAVEQVSKLWLVDLGGSERLLKTGAKGQTLDEGRSINLSLSALGDVIAALRMKRNHIPYRNSKVTQILSDSLGDGSKVLMIVHISASEEDIGETICSLTFAKRVRAVDSSRELSEESKKRKEQCINELEQQIQESEDELKKVRSQIEKTERLIREKTKLHQVPSDMNNGSPRSTLILDVEEEKPIQRSQTRAAPGFMSSTECSRQRQKLAVSTTKWRSMSASTRKPLDFLGPQTLSFSSLPKKRNMACKPSDHLNMSQNSIDSRGSTASRAKKVSNSNPNLMVALHKHRRRMSALL, encoded by the exons ATGGTGCTGCAGCTGGAAAACTTCGGCTTGGATACTTCGTCGCCGTCCGTGGTTTACATGGACGTCAACGTTGTGCCTGAGCACGACGGCGAGGCATTATTGGCTTCCACGATCTCCGCCTTGCAAG CTGAGGTGAAGGAGTTGTTGGCGAAGCAGATCTTTCTTGATGCTAAGCGTCGAGAGGCGTTGAATAGAATCTTAGATATCAAAG GAAGCATCAGAGTCTTCTGCAGGGTGAAGTTAAGGAATGAGAAGAAGGCATTGCCCATCTCCATTGAAGCAGACAAGATCACCGTTAGACCCCTTGGAACCTGCAAAGACTGCATTGTGGATCGTGTCTTCCCTCCGGAGTCAACACAAG ATGATGTGTTCCAAGAAGTGCGACCAATCCTCAGATCCGCGCTGGATGGCCACAATGTTTGCGTCTTGGCATATGGCCAAACTGGAACTGGGAAAACTCACACCATG GAAGGAAGAAATGGGCAACAAGGAATCGTTCCTCGAGCAATCGAAGAGCTCTTTCACCAGATTTCTCAAGATAAATCTGCAAAGTTCAGACTGTCCATGAGTATGCTGGAGGTTTACATGGGAAGTCTCAGAGATTTGTTTGTTCATAGACCTTATTCTTCAGCTAGATCAACATATTTGATCCCTAAAAG TAACCTCAGCATCCTCAGCGGTGCCGATGGCACCATTGAGATTGAAGGACTCATGGATGTGCCAATGAGCGACGCAAAACAGGCCTACCGATGGTATGCAAGAGGGAAACACGCACGCTCGACATCCTGGACACATGTTAATGATGCCTCAAGCAGATCTCATTG CTTGACTAGAATTACCATCTGCCGGTTGAGTAACGATACCGCAAAAGGTGCTGTTGAGCAAGTAAGCAAGCTTTGGCTGGTGGATCTAGGTGGAAGTGAGCGTTTGCTGAAAACAGGAGCCAAAGGACAAACACTTGATGAAGGGCGATCTATCAATTTATCTTTATCAGCCCTTGGTGATGTTATTGCTGCACTGAGAATGAAGCGCAATCACATTCCTTATAG GAACAGTAAGGTTACTCAGATTCTGAGTGACTCATTAG GTGATGGTTCCAAGGTTTTGATGATAGTACATATCAGTGCCAGTGAGGAAGATATAGGAGAGACTATTTGCTCTCTTACATTTGCCAAAAGAGTTAGAGCAGTAGATTCCAGTAGAGAGCTTTCAGAG gaatccaagaagagaaaggagcAGTGCATCAACGAGCTCGAGCAGCAGATACAAGAATCCGAGGACGAGCTCAAGAAGGTGAGAAGCCAAATTGAGAAGACCGAGAGATTGATCAGAGAAAAAACCAAGCTCCACCAAGTTCCTTCTGACATGAACAATGGATCACCAAGGAGCACTCTAATTCTCGACGTCGAAGAAGAGAAGCCAATCCAAAGATCGCAAACTCGAGCTGCTCCGGGCTTCATGTCCTCCACCGAGTGCAGCAGGCAGAGGCAGAAGTTAGCAGTGTCGACGACCAAATGGAGGTCAATGAGTGCATCAACCAGGAAGCCACTGGATTTCCTGGGACCGCAAACTCTGAGCTTCTCCTCGTTGCCAAAGAAGAGAAACATGGCATGTAAACCTAGTGATCACTTGAACATGAGCCAAAACAGCATTGATTCCAGGGGATCAACAGCATCAAGAGCCAAGAAGGTTTCGAATTCTAATCCTAATTTGATGGTCGCGTTGCATAAGCACAGAAGAAGGATGTCTGCCCTGCTCTAG